Proteins from a single region of Mailhella massiliensis:
- a CDS encoding UvrD-helicase domain-containing protein, whose protein sequence is MSGLERIVIKAGAGTGKTFHLVQEYGNALGMGAPENVLPQGPCSPEEIIAVTFTRKAAAELRDRVRRKLHQAGRPDLAEKAEGALIGTVDGICLRLIQEYALDAGFSPLLRELAEEDGQRLFDEAQGAVFDRRDGEEGSDLPSLYHAFGMYDTAANPEEGVESEPVWQAVVRALAEHARVHGFDRRAMEEAAEASCREFVSFLVPGAGAPDLAGLKRRIGEARREQCRDELYRPYRGARSASTQRHFNLLEKLDVMPFEDMRWKDWFLLARADPKPKGGESAPPFREVLHEIAFDACRSREFREDACRLIRESFRAASEVVERFEQLKREAGVLDFTDMERRAVELLSLPRVQQAMRGRFRVLFVDEYQDTSPLQLRIFQLLGHIIENGEKKGRVIYVGDDKQSIYGFRGAAPELTRAGTPRSAGGRTLWKHDTLTVCWRSLPAVTEFVNAFFSSLEDRFGRNFLEQRGRLDIRHMLSDEAAALRRRSGQQERSGASRERQLAVVKAVPSLQVWHLGLSEEGTWNNAGRAAAVAEMVKRSLDGSMMVEKKSGQDVTGLRPLVRGDIAVLCRTHSQCRAVADALSSRGIPAKLRRGGLLEQEEVRLCLYACRLAADLHDVPAMASLYRLLVGGDWFAAAASGEGGLFHPLFEPLGKLHEDMVRLSPSELLDAVIRDMDVFRRAAAWGNLQERAANIELLRDCVRRYEQTARAARRPLTLQGWLDELEEEAPERACVGEDAVSVWTCHESKGLESPMVVLYGLSGRLREPSVWGVRRICELEGFTGEQDPLERCSFRWLPDILKRAFPAGAGIPPCLDPELLQRRFGEAEQSLRDEELRLLYVAMTRPKSILALVTETVSEKGGEETVAPALCTFSQTAGRELAALVEGGGDGRFLGIPCRVLRMFPEEVRSGEQNGNGADRRFPVCGPALAGSFAGERGGSAESAVSAVWRERLRHGPVEGVPGDAPRDRLGDMLHGWFAVWFGMEEQQRRRELASGRMRERLERFCALWNEPEPLWPDAHLHLEALSENLAEALQHWFEGRADKRPGDALVVRTEWPVERLLGDEGGFRTDAMRLDLLAEVLREDGSFGPCLMVDHKCGRYEAFAEETALAEHLCAHYGKRQSEYVRALRAMGRECRALLHLPLEGRMLELCVPEEA, encoded by the coding sequence ATGAGCGGGCTGGAACGGATTGTCATCAAGGCGGGCGCAGGAACGGGAAAGACCTTCCATCTGGTGCAGGAATACGGCAACGCCCTGGGCATGGGCGCGCCGGAAAACGTTCTGCCCCAGGGGCCCTGTTCCCCGGAGGAAATCATTGCCGTGACCTTCACGCGCAAGGCGGCGGCGGAGCTGCGCGACCGCGTGCGCAGAAAGCTGCATCAGGCGGGCAGGCCCGACCTTGCGGAAAAGGCGGAAGGCGCGCTCATCGGCACGGTGGACGGCATCTGCCTCAGGCTCATACAGGAATACGCCCTCGACGCGGGATTTTCCCCGCTTCTGCGCGAGCTTGCGGAAGAAGACGGGCAAAGGCTTTTCGATGAGGCGCAGGGGGCCGTGTTCGACCGTCGCGACGGGGAGGAGGGGAGCGACCTGCCCTCGCTCTATCACGCCTTCGGCATGTACGATACGGCGGCCAACCCGGAAGAAGGCGTGGAAAGCGAACCCGTATGGCAGGCCGTGGTGCGTGCTCTGGCCGAACATGCCCGCGTGCACGGCTTTGACCGCAGGGCCATGGAGGAAGCGGCCGAAGCTTCCTGCAGGGAGTTTGTATCCTTCCTCGTGCCGGGGGCCGGGGCCCCGGATCTTGCCGGACTCAAGCGGCGCATAGGCGAAGCGCGGCGCGAACAGTGCCGCGACGAACTGTACCGGCCGTACCGGGGGGCAAGAAGCGCGTCTACGCAGAGGCATTTCAACCTTCTGGAAAAGCTGGATGTCATGCCTTTTGAAGATATGCGCTGGAAGGACTGGTTCCTTCTCGCCCGCGCCGATCCGAAGCCCAAAGGCGGGGAAAGCGCGCCCCCCTTCCGCGAAGTTCTGCACGAGATAGCCTTCGACGCCTGCCGCAGCAGAGAATTCCGTGAGGATGCGTGCCGCCTCATCCGCGAAAGTTTCCGGGCCGCTTCCGAAGTGGTGGAGCGCTTTGAACAGCTCAAGAGGGAAGCCGGCGTGCTGGACTTTACCGACATGGAGCGCAGGGCCGTGGAGCTGCTTTCCCTGCCGCGCGTGCAACAGGCCATGCGCGGCCGCTTCCGCGTGCTCTTTGTGGACGAGTATCAGGATACCAGTCCGCTCCAGCTTCGTATTTTTCAGCTTCTGGGACATATCATCGAAAACGGGGAGAAAAAGGGCCGCGTCATCTATGTGGGCGACGACAAGCAGTCCATTTACGGTTTCCGCGGCGCGGCGCCGGAACTGACCCGTGCGGGCACGCCCCGCAGCGCGGGCGGCAGGACGCTGTGGAAGCACGACACGCTTACCGTGTGCTGGCGTTCGCTGCCTGCCGTCACTGAGTTCGTCAATGCCTTCTTCTCCTCGCTGGAAGACAGGTTCGGGCGGAATTTTCTGGAACAGCGCGGCAGGCTTGATATCCGGCATATGCTGAGCGACGAGGCTGCCGCCCTGCGCCGCAGAAGCGGACAGCAGGAACGGAGCGGAGCTTCCCGCGAAAGGCAGCTTGCCGTGGTGAAGGCCGTGCCTTCTCTTCAGGTGTGGCATCTGGGACTCTCGGAGGAGGGAACGTGGAACAATGCCGGGCGTGCCGCCGCCGTGGCGGAGATGGTGAAACGCTCGCTGGACGGCTCCATGATGGTGGAAAAGAAGTCCGGGCAGGATGTGACGGGCCTGCGACCGCTTGTGCGCGGCGACATTGCCGTACTCTGCCGCACGCACAGCCAGTGCCGCGCCGTGGCCGACGCCCTGAGCAGCCGGGGCATACCGGCAAAGCTCAGGCGCGGGGGACTGCTGGAACAGGAGGAGGTGCGGCTCTGCCTGTATGCGTGCCGGCTTGCCGCCGACCTGCACGATGTTCCGGCCATGGCCTCGCTGTACCGTCTGCTGGTGGGCGGGGACTGGTTTGCGGCCGCAGCCTCGGGCGAGGGCGGGCTGTTCCATCCCCTTTTCGAGCCTCTCGGAAAGCTGCACGAAGACATGGTGCGCCTTTCGCCTTCGGAACTTCTGGACGCCGTGATACGGGACATGGACGTATTCCGCCGGGCGGCCGCGTGGGGGAATCTTCAGGAGCGCGCGGCCAATATCGAACTTTTGCGCGACTGCGTGCGCCGCTATGAACAGACGGCCCGGGCCGCGCGCAGACCGCTGACCCTTCAGGGCTGGCTGGATGAACTGGAGGAGGAAGCCCCCGAACGCGCCTGTGTGGGCGAAGATGCCGTAAGCGTGTGGACGTGCCACGAATCCAAGGGACTGGAAAGTCCCATGGTCGTGCTGTACGGCCTTTCGGGCAGGCTGCGCGAGCCTTCCGTATGGGGCGTGCGCCGTATCTGCGAGCTGGAAGGCTTTACCGGCGAGCAGGACCCGCTGGAACGCTGTTCCTTCCGCTGGCTGCCCGATATTCTGAAAAGGGCGTTTCCCGCAGGGGCCGGAATTCCGCCCTGTCTGGACCCGGAGCTTTTGCAGCGCAGGTTCGGGGAAGCGGAACAGAGCCTGCGCGACGAGGAACTTCGTCTGCTCTATGTGGCCATGACGCGGCCGAAGAGCATTCTTGCCCTCGTAACGGAAACCGTTTCGGAAAAGGGAGGAGAGGAAACGGTGGCGCCCGCGCTCTGCACCTTCAGTCAGACCGCGGGGCGGGAACTGGCCGCGCTGGTGGAGGGCGGCGGGGACGGGCGTTTTCTCGGCATTCCCTGCCGCGTGCTGCGCATGTTTCCCGAAGAGGTGCGGAGCGGTGAACAGAACGGGAACGGGGCGGACAGGCGTTTTCCGGTCTGCGGCCCGGCGTTGGCTGGTTCTTTTGCCGGGGAACGGGGCGGAAGCGCGGAGAGTGCCGTTTCCGCCGTATGGCGGGAGAGGCTGCGGCACGGGCCTGTGGAGGGAGTGCCGGGCGATGCCCCGCGCGACAGGCTCGGCGACATGCTGCACGGCTGGTTTGCCGTATGGTTCGGCATGGAGGAGCAGCAGCGCAGGCGGGAGCTTGCTTCCGGCAGAATGCGGGAGAGGCTGGAGCGCTTCTGCGCGCTGTGGAATGAACCGGAACCTCTCTGGCCCGACGCGCACCTGCATCTGGAAGCCCTGAGCGAGAATCTGGCCGAGGCCTTGCAGCACTGGTTTGAAGGACGCGCGGACAAAAGGCCGGGCGATGCGCTTGTCGTCCGTACCGAATGGCCCGTGGAGCGCCTGCTCGGCGATGAAGGAGGCTTCCGCACGGATGCCATGCGTCTCGACCTGCTGGCCGAGGTGCTCCGCGAGGACGGTTCCTTCGGCCCCTGCCTCATGGTGGACCATAAATGCGGCCGGTACGAAGCCTTTGCGGAGGAAACGGCGCTGGCGGAACACCTGTGTGCGCATTACGGAAAGCGGCAGAGCGAGTATGTGCGCGCTCTGCGCGCCATGGGAAGAGAATGCCGCGCCCTGCTGCACCTGCCGCTGGAAGGCCGGATGCTGGAACTTTGCGTGCCGGAGGAAGCGTAG
- a CDS encoding RecB family exonuclease, translating to MQVILGRYMDGGAWPDAVTAFGGGAKAVDGVKICGPAGFLSLLEQKLGLPAREEVPGRRTALWEERLRRRVGAVPQEGEPFYAASFRTDGWNTAKRLLQMRDELKDAGALEGEKAGLRRLSGECASAGLLRLAEIFSLEAEAEGPDEADRVSFLCSHIREWGIGGLEGIRLTEPRSCWNRLWNLLFQALAQAGVNLREAEETGDEALKLPAESFRLTAENPSEAALALAAVLARELGRQAPGRVVIIRREEDVELDTALQAFGLPDTGCRRRSVARPADQLFSLYLRLNLFAFDPELLRQLLLLPLCPLEESFAAEVLAALRFTECLPERGSDWSAVSSWPKAWRELLEEGDKPCRLTAKERRDALAWIVPERRIEADDEERGLAARARACAAKLGRWAGEEAAARPELALTASCCRTLEKLLEGTEELTRRRLEQLVDDVPGRGEKSVSSSEGRPWVVLASPGQMHGAGEDGPLTVIWWNCVDEGAVPRTTAWSCAEQAWLEARTWLPEGAAVRLRARNAAMRRPFFHAQRLVLVTPRVMNGEETSPHPVMALLEEESGLRIVKAQSVLEGKGGGEGGDFFAVETETLPEPAAMLPWDCGEPRVLEGPTELSPSSLNMLLSCPLRWYMENRLNIRDGGRSLQGDAALLGTLAHGVVEGLFTEYGDDLKNRAVSQEEMFRRLQNAAKRQGARFSLPEKRALLRDMAARLARSVRELCRFLVREELVFLDTERSYRGVLEQGVNYRGRYDMALARAGNPQEPAVIVDLKWSSSKAFRKEMQTGSVQLASYRYLLRNGTLQAGARAASASRMKSPARHDIEEVCYFLMKKAEMIRSGEDSPLTLDEQWAAVMQRWEALKACLSAGELPSAPEWAQAGTPPNPDGDEEKRMKAAAAQAVSACMYCRLSLLCGRKAEKGKELP from the coding sequence ATGCAGGTCATACTCGGCAGGTACATGGACGGGGGCGCGTGGCCGGATGCGGTAACGGCCTTCGGGGGCGGAGCAAAGGCCGTGGACGGCGTGAAGATCTGCGGCCCGGCGGGATTTCTTTCCCTGCTGGAGCAGAAGCTGGGCCTGCCCGCGCGGGAGGAAGTGCCGGGCAGGCGCACGGCCCTGTGGGAAGAGAGACTCAGGCGGCGGGTTGGCGCCGTGCCGCAGGAGGGGGAACCTTTTTACGCCGCCTCCTTCCGCACGGACGGCTGGAACACCGCAAAGCGCCTTCTGCAGATGCGCGACGAGCTGAAGGACGCCGGCGCGCTGGAAGGGGAGAAGGCCGGACTGCGGCGTCTTTCCGGGGAATGCGCCTCCGCCGGGCTTTTGCGCCTTGCCGAAATTTTTTCCCTTGAGGCGGAGGCGGAAGGCCCGGACGAGGCCGACCGGGTATCGTTTCTCTGCTCCCATATACGGGAGTGGGGCATAGGCGGCCTTGAGGGCATACGCCTTACGGAGCCGCGTTCCTGCTGGAACAGGCTGTGGAACCTGCTGTTTCAGGCGCTCGCACAGGCGGGCGTGAACCTGCGCGAAGCGGAAGAGACCGGAGATGAAGCGCTGAAGCTCCCTGCGGAAAGTTTCCGTCTTACGGCCGAGAATCCTTCGGAAGCGGCGCTGGCTCTGGCCGCCGTGCTGGCCCGGGAACTGGGGCGGCAGGCTCCGGGGAGGGTGGTCATCATCCGCCGCGAGGAAGATGTGGAGCTGGATACGGCGCTGCAGGCCTTCGGGCTGCCCGACACGGGCTGCCGCCGCCGCTCCGTTGCCCGCCCGGCCGATCAGCTTTTTTCCCTTTATCTGCGGCTGAATCTGTTTGCCTTTGATCCTGAGCTGCTGCGCCAGCTTCTGCTTCTGCCGCTTTGTCCGCTGGAGGAGAGTTTTGCCGCGGAAGTGCTGGCGGCGCTGCGTTTTACCGAATGTCTGCCGGAGCGGGGGAGCGACTGGTCGGCCGTGTCGTCGTGGCCGAAGGCATGGAGGGAACTTCTGGAAGAGGGGGACAAGCCCTGCCGTCTGACCGCGAAGGAGCGGCGCGATGCGCTGGCATGGATTGTGCCGGAACGGCGCATCGAGGCGGATGACGAAGAGAGGGGCCTTGCCGCCCGCGCCCGTGCCTGCGCGGCGAAGCTTGGCCGCTGGGCCGGGGAAGAGGCTGCGGCGCGGCCGGAACTGGCCCTGACGGCAAGCTGCTGCCGAACGCTGGAAAAGCTGCTGGAAGGCACGGAAGAGCTGACACGCAGAAGGCTGGAACAGCTTGTCGACGACGTGCCGGGCCGGGGGGAAAAGAGCGTTTCTTCCTCCGAAGGCCGACCGTGGGTGGTGCTTGCCTCGCCGGGGCAGATGCACGGCGCAGGAGAAGACGGTCCTCTTACCGTTATCTGGTGGAACTGTGTGGACGAGGGGGCTGTGCCGAGAACGACGGCCTGGAGCTGTGCCGAACAGGCGTGGCTTGAGGCGCGCACCTGGCTGCCCGAGGGCGCGGCGGTACGCCTTCGCGCCCGCAACGCGGCCATGCGCAGGCCTTTTTTCCATGCGCAACGCCTTGTTCTTGTCACGCCCCGCGTGATGAACGGAGAGGAAACGTCGCCCCATCCCGTGATGGCGCTGCTGGAGGAAGAATCCGGCCTGCGTATCGTGAAGGCGCAGAGCGTGCTTGAGGGCAAGGGCGGCGGCGAGGGCGGGGACTTCTTTGCCGTGGAGACGGAAACGCTGCCCGAACCTGCGGCCATGCTTCCCTGGGATTGCGGGGAGCCGCGCGTCCTTGAGGGGCCGACGGAACTTTCTCCCTCGTCGCTGAACATGCTGTTGAGCTGCCCTCTGCGCTGGTATATGGAAAACCGGCTGAACATCAGGGACGGCGGCCGCTCCCTTCAGGGAGATGCCGCCCTGCTCGGCACGCTGGCCCACGGCGTGGTGGAAGGGCTTTTTACGGAATACGGCGACGACCTGAAAAATAGGGCCGTTTCGCAGGAAGAGATGTTCCGCCGCCTGCAGAACGCGGCGAAGCGGCAGGGAGCGCGCTTCAGCCTGCCCGAAAAGCGGGCGCTTCTGCGCGACATGGCCGCAAGGCTTGCCCGGAGCGTGCGGGAACTGTGCCGCTTCCTTGTCCGGGAGGAGCTGGTTTTTCTGGATACGGAGCGCTCCTATCGGGGAGTTCTGGAACAGGGCGTGAACTACAGGGGCCGCTACGATATGGCCCTTGCCCGTGCCGGAAACCCGCAGGAACCGGCCGTCATCGTGGATTTGAAGTGGTCGTCGAGCAAGGCCTTCCGCAAGGAGATGCAGACCGGTTCCGTACAGCTTGCCTCCTACCGGTATCTGCTCCGCAACGGCACGCTTCAGGCGGGCGCACGGGCGGCTTCCGCCTCGCGCATGAAGAGTCCGGCAAGGCACGATATCGAAGAAGTGTGCTATTTTCTTATGAAAAAGGCGGAGATGATACGCAGCGGCGAAGATTCGCCCCTGACGCTGGATGAACAGTGGGCGGCCGTGATGCAGCGGTGGGAGGCGCTGAAGGCGTGCCTCAGCGCGGGCGAACTGCCTTCGGCCCCGGAATGGGCGCAGGCAGGCACGCCCCCGAACCCGGACGGCGATGAGGAAAAACGCATGAAGGCCGCAGCCGCGCAGGCCGTTTCCGCCTGCATGTACTGCCGCCTTTCCCTGCTGTGCGGGCGAAAGGCGGAAAAGGGGAAGGAACTGCCATGA